ACTGTCTCTGCCGCTATTTGAGCTGCATATGGAGTTCCTTTTCTTGAACCTTTAAATCCACAACTTCCTGCAGATGCCCATGCCACTACATTACCATTCGGATCTGTGACTGTTATTATTGTATTATTAAAAGTTGTCTGAACATGAGCTATTCCGTAAGGAACATTCTTTTTAACTTTTTTTATACCTTTCCTTTTTTGTGCCATTAATTTATTTAACCTCCTTTACATTTTTATTTTTTCTTCATAATTTTTCTTCTTGGACCTTTTCGGGTTCTTGCATTTGTGCGTGTTCTCTGCCCTCTTACAGGTAAATTAGCCATATGCCTCAGTCCTCTATAACAGCCTATATCAATCAATCTTTTTATATTCATGGAGATTTCTTTTCTAAGTTCTCCTTCAACTTTATAATTTTTCTCTATTTCAGATCTTATTTTTACTATCTCCTCATCGGTAAGGTCCTTTACCCTTTTGTTAGGATCAACTCCTGTATCCTTCAGTATTTTATTTGATAAACTTCTACCTATTCCAAAAATTCTTGTAAGCCCTATTTCAACTCTTTCATTCTTTGGTATA
Above is a genomic segment from Thermodesulfovibrio aggregans containing:
- the rpsK gene encoding 30S ribosomal protein S11 — its product is MAQKRKGIKKVKKNVPYGIAHVQTTFNNTIITVTDPNGNVVAWASAGSCGFKGSRKGTPYAAQIAAETVAKRVIDMGMKQIDVLIKGPGAGRETAIRALQAAGLEINLIKDVTPVPHNGCRPPKRRRV
- the rpsM gene encoding 30S ribosomal protein S13, whose product is MARIAGVDIPKNERVEIGLTRIFGIGRSLSNKILKDTGVDPNKRVKDLTDEEIVKIRSEIEKNYKVEGELRKEISMNIKRLIDIGCYRGLRHMANLPVRGQRTRTNARTRKGPRRKIMKKK